In the genome of Bombus affinis isolate iyBomAffi1 chromosome 7, iyBomAffi1.2, whole genome shotgun sequence, one region contains:
- the LOC126918395 gene encoding chymotrypsin-1-like has product MFTLSASFVLCLAVAAFGFPEGQIVGGKDAPVGKFPHQVSLRQNGNHFCGGSIIDSRHILTAAHCVEGLNNLKSITVHAGTNQLNTNGQSYGVEKAVAHKGFSSVTLVNDIALIRVNKDIAFNNLVKPIKLATGSNNYEGSNCVLSGWGTTKLGGRAPNNLQYINLLVESQSKCKQAHWRVQSSHICTYTKVGEGACHGDSGGPLIHNDVQIGVVSFGQPCAVGKPDVYTRVSSFVSWIDSQKSYLMNETEEQPEDGIYIV; this is encoded by the exons ATGTTCACTCTGAGCGCTTCATTTGTGCTCTGCCTCGCAGTCGCCGCATTTG GCTTCCCTGAAGGCCAAATTGTCGGTGGCAAAGACGCACCAGTTGGCAAGTTTCCCCACCAAGTGTCTCTGAGACAGAACGGAAACCACTTCTGCGGTGGCTCCATCATCGACTCACGTCACATTCTCACCGCAGCTCACTGTGTCGAAGG ACTGAACAACTTAAAAAGCATTACCGTCCACGCTGGAACGAATCAACTGAATACAAATGGACAGTCTTACGGAGTGGAAAAGGCCGTTGCGCATAAGGGTTTCAGCTCGGTCACCCTTGTCAACGATATAGCTTTGATTCGCGTGAACAAAGATATCGCGTTCAACAACTTGGTGAAACCAATCAAATTGGCAACCGGTAGCAACAATTATGAAGGATCAAACTGCGTTTTGTCCGGCTGGGGAACTACCAAA CTCGGAGGAAGAGCGCCAAACAACTTGCAATACATCAACTTGCTGGTCGAGAGCCAATCAAAATGCAAGCAAGCCCACTGGAGAGTTCAAAGTTCCCACATCTGCACATACACCAAAGTTGGAGAAGGTGCATGCCAC GGTGACTCCGGCGGTCCACTCATCCACAATGATGTACAAATCGGTGTCGTTTCCTTTGGACAACCTTGTGCCGTCGGCAAACCTGATGTATACACGAGAGTGTCATCCTTCGTATCCTGGATTGATTCTCAGAAATCGTATCTTATGAACGAAACTGAAGAACAACCGGAAGACGGTATCTACATTGTTTAA
- the LOC126918356 gene encoding uncharacterized protein LOC126918356: MNLLRGTSLLFVLILTVLVQNAVLQSIIAGYAPGISGMGLVNENDCLTDELLADYSLSNAIECARTCRPGESKTCYYKFVIERYPVNGQACNLCMPNATNTLCPNCQCVPGDGTQRMALTVNRMIPGPTIQVCKGDYVVVDVQNLLKSDSVTVHWHGILQHGSPHYDGVPHLTQCPIMIHDTFRYQFFANNWGTHLWHAHTATQKLDGVFGSFIVRSPPQDEPYQNLYDFDLANHVIVINDWFKEEATSRFPGRRAGVVHQNPDAFLINGKGRFIDPSNATSNIPFEVITVGANQRYRFRLINSFCTVCPAQLTIEGHSLTVIASDGQPMQPVVVDSIVSLAGERYDFVINTNQTPGAYWIQLRGLDDNAYNGIQQLALLQYEGASTTPKTKEPTFDNPIPHDLVLDIANSVCNSTVNYICGNGLNNALSVDPDILKKEPDVKLYLSIAMQNYKPEEVFVPNTYKNFLVPSPKWIVATTINNISSAGTSSPPLTQLEDTPADAFCNIENLPPHCHPGALCTCIHLIKIPLNSIVEIILIDEFDTVSVRHPFHLHGYVFYVMGLGQPLGATTSSNTTNKMTLEYFKELEKKNQIERNFVSPQGKDDIPIPNNGYAIIRFRANNPGYWLFHCHQIFHHLAGMEVILQVGEVSDMPKPPENFPRCGNFKPKIQPFTKQYGFEK; the protein is encoded by the exons ATGAATCTTTTGCGGGGAACCTCTTTACTCTTTGTTCTTATTCTTACCG TTTTAGTTCAGAATGCAGTCTTACAATCTATCATTGCGGGTTACGCGCCCGGCATTAGTGGAATGGGACTTGTTAATGAAAATGACTGTTTAACTGACGAACTACTTGCTGATTATTCCTTGTCAAATGCTATCGAGTGTGCACGAACATGTAGACCAGGAGAATCAAAGACGTGTTATTATAAATTCGTAATTGAACGTTATCCCGTTAATGGCCA GGCGTGCAATTTGTGTATGCCCAACGCTACAAATACTttatgccctaactgtcaatgcGTTCCCGGGGATGGAACGCAACGGATGGCTTTGACTGTGAATAGAATGATACCAGGGCCAACTATACAAGTTTGCAAAGGAGATTATGTCGTGGTTGATGTACAAAATCTGTTAAAGTCAGATTCAGTTACGGTTCATTGGCATGGTATCCTCCAACATGGTTCTCCGCATTACGATGGGGTCCCACATTTGACACAGTGTCCGATCATGATTCATGACACATTTAG ATATCAATTTTTTGCTAATAATTGGGGAACTCATTTGTGGCATGCTCACACAGCAACGCAAAAATTGGATGGTGTATTCGGAAGTTTCATTGTACGATCACCACCGCAAGATGAACCCTATCAAAATTTGTATGATTTTGACCTAGCAAATCACGTAATCGTAATTAACGATTGGTTTAAAGAGGAGGCTACGAGCCGATTTCCAGGTCGTAGAGCCGGCGTAGTTCATCAGAATCCCGATGCGTTCTTAATTAACGGAAAAGGAAGATTCATT GATCCCAGTAACGCTACGTCAAACATTCCCTTTGAAGTAATCACCGTAGGTGCTAATCAACGTTATCGTTTTCGTTTAATTAACTCCTTCTGTACCGTTTGCCCTGCACAATTGACTATCGAAGGCCATAGTCTTACCGTTATTGCTTCCGATGGTCAACCTATGCAACCTGTCGTTGTTGATTCTATAGTTTCTCTGGCTG GAGAACGATACGACTTTGTCATTAATACTAATCAAACACCTGGTGCCTATTGGATACAACTGCGTGGGTTGGATGATAACGCCTATAACGGTATCCAACAATTAGCTTTATTACAATACGAAGGAGCATCTACTACACCAAAGACAAAAGAACCTACTTTTGATAATCCTATTCCTCATGACCTA GTGCTGGATATCGCAAATTCCGTTTGCAATTCTACGGTCAATTATATTTGTGGCAATGGATTAAACAACGCTTTATCAGTCGATCCAGATATTTTGAAAAAAGAACCAGATGTAAAATTGTATCTATCTATAGCCATGCAGAATTATAAACCGGAAGAGGTGTTCGTACCTAACACATATAAGAACTTTCTGG TTCCATCACCAAAATGGATAGTAGCCACGACGATAAACAACATAAGTTCAGCTGGTACATCCTCCCCGCCGCTCACTCAGTTGGAAGACACACCTGCAGATGCATTTTGTAACATCGAAAATTTACCACCCCACTGCCATCCAGGAGCTCTGTGCACGTGTATTCACTTGATTAAAATTCCATTGAACTCCATCGTGGAAATAATCCTGATAGACGAGT TTGACACGGTATCTGTACGACATCCCTTCCATTTGCATGGATACGTATTTTATGTTATGGGCTTAGGTCAACCCTTGGGTGCCACTACAAGTTCAAATACTACGAATAAGATGACACTGGAATATTTCAAAGAActtgaaaagaaaaatcaaATAGAAAGGAATTTCGTTTCTCCACAAGGAAAAGATGACATTCCTATACCAAACAACGGATATGCCATAATTAGATTCCGCGCAAATAATCCAG GATATTGGCTGTTCCATTGTCATCAAATTTTTCATCATCTTGCTGGTATGGAAGTCATTTTACAAGTTGGGGAGGTATCTGATATGCCAAAACCACCGGAAAATTTCCCAAGATGCGGCAATTTTAAACCGAAAATACAACCATTCACAAAACAGTATGGATTTGAAAAGTAA